The proteins below come from a single Cerasicoccus sp. TK19100 genomic window:
- a CDS encoding glycine-rich domain-containing protein yields MDPLWEQLQKFRVSAPSDELGFVDRLAQDNAWRSRYARRVYGEYLKFVYLMATSEASLTPSDAIDQAWHLHLCYSESYWNDLCGGLIKQALHHGPTKGGSAEATRYSEQYQATLDAYRQRFGEPPEDIWPPVEERFNLNNQFRRINLRGKVVIRMWQLVIVFCLTIGVVAMDFAAFIDGLFDQSAAHFFVVVFLLMLFLAILLLTDRHPSGRSCSGDGGCGTDGGCGGCGGCGD; encoded by the coding sequence ATGGATCCGCTTTGGGAGCAGCTGCAGAAATTCAGGGTCTCCGCACCCAGTGACGAGCTGGGTTTCGTTGACCGGTTGGCGCAGGATAATGCCTGGCGTTCACGCTATGCACGGCGAGTGTATGGCGAGTATTTGAAATTCGTCTATCTCATGGCCACTAGTGAGGCTTCGCTGACGCCGTCGGATGCGATTGATCAGGCGTGGCATTTGCACCTTTGCTACTCGGAGTCTTATTGGAACGATCTCTGTGGCGGCCTGATCAAGCAAGCGTTGCATCATGGGCCGACGAAAGGTGGCAGCGCGGAGGCGACTCGCTACAGCGAGCAGTATCAAGCGACCTTGGATGCGTATCGGCAGAGATTTGGGGAGCCGCCGGAAGATATCTGGCCGCCAGTCGAAGAGCGTTTTAATTTAAATAACCAGTTTCGCCGTATCAACCTGCGCGGCAAGGTGGTGATCCGGATGTGGCAGTTGGTGATAGTTTTCTGCCTGACTATCGGTGTGGTGGCGATGGACTTCGCCGCGTTTATTGACGGGCTGTTCGACCAGTCGGCGGCCCATTTTTTTGTGGTCGTTTTTCTGTTGATGCTCTTCTTGGCGATCCTGCTCCTGACGGACCGCCATCCGAGTGGGCGCAGTTGTTCCGGTGACGGTGGCTGTGGGACGGATGGCGGCTGCGGGGGCTGTGGTGGCTGTGGCGATTAA